In the Desulfosporosinus acidiphilus SJ4 genome, CAATGCTGGGAGCCAAAAACAGCAAATGAGTTTCTTTATGTTGGCAGGTTGCTGAATTATAAAGGGATCGAAGATTTAATTTTGGCTATAAATTTAGTAAGGCAGAGCGGGCGGCAAGTCCGGCTTAATATTATTGGAAAAGCGGCGGACAGCTCCTATGAATCCCGACTAAGAAGCCTTGTCAATTCTAGAAAACTTGGAGCATCAGTCAAATTCTTGGGTTGGCTGCCAAGTTCAGAGGTATGGCGTTCGATGGGGCAGGCAGCAGGATTAGTGGTTCCCAGCCGGCGTGAAGCTTTCGGGCTTGTAGCCTTGGAGGGCATGGCCATCGGGGTTCCGGTGATTGCTTCCGGAGCAGGAGGACTTGCAGAATTAGTCACCGATGCTTGTGGTTTAACCTTTGAACCAGGGAATATCAAACAGTTAGCCAATACTTTGCGAAAAGCCATTGACCATCCGGCAATCCTAAGAAGTCTTGCCATCAGAGGCCATGAGAAAGCCGCAAGTTTAGAATGGGAGCGGCTTGCTCCGCGATATCTGATGCTCTTAAATTTCGCGAAATAGTAAAATCCTATCGAGAAGGTCAAAATTTACTACGATTAAAACTCGGAAAAAGGAGCCCTTTGCTTAAACGAAGGGCTCCCTTCTGCATCCCTGCAGGAATCCGATTGCTTTATTGTACAAAGTGTGTCAGATATACGAACCCTGACATAGGATATAGCAATCAGTGTTGAAGGGAGAAACGTCAAAAGTGTTGGAGGGAAAGCGGGTTTTGGTCACAGGAGCCGGTGGCTTTATCGGCAGTCACCTCACGGAAAACTTAGTCAGGAATGGGGCTAAAGTCCGTGTTTTTATTCGTTATAATTCCCGTGATGGTCGTGGAAACTTAGAGGATTTGGAGCCGAGGATTCTTGATGAAATCGAAATCGTTGCCGGGGATTTGCGCGATGCTGATGTTATTGAGCGCTCGCTAAAAGGGTGCGATACTGTGTTTCATTTAGGTGCTTTAGTGGGAATTCCTTATTCCTATAAAAATCCTCGGGAAGTCGTGGAAACTAATGTTATGGGAACATTTAATGTTCTTACAGCCGCAAGGGATCTTGGCGTGGAACGAATTGTTCATACTTCAACCAGTGAAGTCTATGGTTCTGCGCGCTACGTTCCTATCGACGAAAATCATCCTCTTCAAGGCCAGTCTCCGTATTCAGCCAGTAAAATCGGGGCGGATAAGTTGGCTGAAAGCTTTTATGCTGCCTACGACTTACCTGTTGTGACAGTTAGGCCCTTTAATTGCTACGGGCCGAGGCAATCAGCGAGGGCCGTTATACCAACGCTGATTACCCAGGCTGTGGCCTCTCAGGAAATACGACTTGGCAATATAGAAACTTTACGCGATTTTACTTTTGTAACAGATACAGTGGATGGGTTTCTAAAAGCTTCACAAAGGGAAGCTGCTCTTGGTAAGGTCATCAACGTTGGCTCGGGAAAAGAAATATCCATTGGAGAGTTGGCTCAGGTTATTATAAAGACTTTGGGAAGCAAGGCCCAGATTTTCATCGATGAGTCCAGGGTTCGCCCGAAACGCAGTGAGGTTAACCGTCTTCTGGCGGATAATCGCTTAGCTAAGGAAATTCTCGGGTGGGAACCTCGTGTTTCCTTGGAAGAAGGGATCACTAAGACGATGGAGTGGATTTCCGGTCATTTGAACCGTTTTCAAATAGGAAAATACCAGATATAGGGGAAGGGGGGAAGACAATGCAAACCATTATATTGGCGGGCGGTCGTGGAATACGGTTAGATCCATTTTCCCGAATTTTGCCCAAACCTCTTTTTCCGATTGGCGATAAACCCATTGCAGAGATCCTTGTGGAACAACTCAAACTTGCAGGTGTTCAAGAAATCATCATGTGCTTAGGTTATCTTGCTGATCTTATGAAACTTTACTTTCAAGATGGAAGCTATTACGACTTAACCATTCGTTATTCACTAGAAACAACCCCTTTAGGAACGGCAGGTCCTTTAAGATTGGTTGATAACTTAGAAGACAATTTTTTGGTTGTCAATGGGGATGAATTGACAACCTTAGACTTTAGGAGGTTGTATGACCATCATTTAGCAACAAAGGCTGATATGACGGTGGCGGTGCATAAGAAGTCTGTTAGTTCGTCATTCGGGGTCTTGGAAACGAAGGATGGTCAAATCATTTCTTATTCAGAAAAACCATCGATGGACTATTGGGCAAGCATGGGGATTTATGTGGTTAATAAGAGAATTCTTCCCTTGATTCCAGAAAATCAACGATTTGATATGCCGGACCTAGTTCAGCGCCTTCTCCTTGAACAAGCCAAGGTTGTGAGCTATGAGAGTCAAGACCTTTGGTTTGACATTGGGACGATGGCGGATCTTGAAAAAGCCAAAGAACAATTTGACACGGTTAGGTTTTTATAAGGAGCGAGAGAAGGGTATGAAAAAAGTATTGGTCCTGGGCGCAACAGGGATGTTAGGGCATACCCTCTTTAATTATCTTTCGGAAGCACCCTGTCTCGATGTCTATGCCACGGTTCGTTCAGCGAAGGAATTATCGGGTTGGCTGTCAATCGCCAAAATTAAGAAGCTCTACTCCGGTATAGACATTCTGCAGACAGACTGTATTGTCAAGGTTTTGTCTGAGGTTAAGCCCGATATCGTTGTGAATTGTATTGGAATCATTAAACAGCTTCCCGAAGCCCAAGATCCAATCACGACGCTAACGGTGAACGCCCTGTTACCCCATCGCTTAGCCCGGCTTTGCAGTGCCTCAGGTGCGCGCTTTATTCACATCAGTTCAGATTGTGTTTTTGATGGGTCAAAAGGGAATTATGATGAACGTGATTTTTCGAATGCCGCTGATCTTTACGGGAGGACTAAATTTCTTGGGGAAGTTACCTATCCTCATTGCCTTACGCTTCGCACCTCCATTATTGGCCATGAATTAAAAGGTAACTTCGGGCTGGTTGAATGGTTTTTGGGCCAGAAGGAAAAGGTTCGGGGGTTTAGAAAAGTCGTCTATTCCGGGTTGCCCACCGTTGAATTTTCAAGGATTATCCGTGACTACGTAATCCCGAATCCGGAATTAAGCGGACTTTATCACGTATCAACCAGTCCTATCTCAAAATATGAGCTGCTTAAACTTATTGCCGTAAAGTACAAGAAAACGATTGATATTGAACCGGATAACAGTATTCGGCTGGATCGATCATTAGACTCTTCCAAATTCCGCGCTCTTACGGGTTATAATCCGCCCGGGTGGGCAGAACTGATCCGTGAGATGCATCACCACTATTTGCAAGGCCCATATCAAATACGTTAAGAGGTCTATCAAGGGGGATGAACATGGAACTTTTTGATGATAAAGTCATCGTCATTACCGGGGGAACGGGTTCACTGGGTAAGGTCCTGACCCGCCGACTGTTGAAAAAGGAGCTTGGTTCCCCGAAGAAAATTATTATTTTTTCCCGGGATGAAGCAAAGCAACATGCCATGCGGGTTGAGTATCAGAATAAACAGAAGGTTACGGACGAAGTTATTTATGACAATTTCACTCGCTTAATTGAGTTTCGTATCGGAGATATCCGGGATTATCCGTCCGTTTGTTCGGTATTAAAGGATGCCAACATTGTTATCAATGCGGCAGCTTTAAAACAAGTTCCGTCATGTGAGTATTTTCCCTTTGAGGCTGTGCGAACGAATATCATCGGAGCGGAAAATATCATACGCGGCATTGCCGAAAACAATCTTCCAGTAGAAACAGTTGTTGGAGTTTCAACGGATAAAGCTTGTAAGCCGGTAAACTCGATGGGAATTTCCAAAGCTATGCAGGAAAGAATGTTTATCACTGCCAATGTGCTCATTCCCAAGACGAGATTTATTTGCGTACGTTACGGTAATGTTTTGGCTTCCAGGGGTTCGGTGATTCCCTTATTTCATGAGCAGATCAAGCATGGTGGTCCTCTAACGATTACTACGAAAGAAATGACCCGCTTTTTATTACCCTTAGAAAGTGCTGTCGATACCATTATTGCAGCTCTGACAGGGGCAAAACCCGGTGAAATCTATATTCCTAAAATTCCCGCAGCCCGGATTGAGGATGTCGCGAAAGCCCTCATTGGAAACCGCCAGATTCCCATAACTTATACAGGAATTCGCCCGGGAGAAAAAGTGCACGAAGTTTTAATTTCCGAAGAAGAGGCTTGGAGGGCCTATGATCGGGGCGATTATTATGCCATTAAGCCGATGCTTCCTGAACTGTTTGTGGCAGAACCCGGCCAACAGCCTTTAGTAAAAGAGTATAGTTCC is a window encoding:
- a CDS encoding polysaccharide biosynthesis protein, coding for MELFDDKVIVITGGTGSLGKVLTRRLLKKELGSPKKIIIFSRDEAKQHAMRVEYQNKQKVTDEVIYDNFTRLIEFRIGDIRDYPSVCSVLKDANIVINAAALKQVPSCEYFPFEAVRTNIIGAENIIRGIAENNLPVETVVGVSTDKACKPVNSMGISKAMQERMFITANVLIPKTRFICVRYGNVLASRGSVIPLFHEQIKHGGPLTITTKEMTRFLLPLESAVDTIIAALTGAKPGEIYIPKIPAARIEDVAKALIGNRQIPITYTGIRPGEKVHEVLISEEEAWRAYDRGDYYAIKPMLPELFVAEPGQQPLVKEYSSGDFLMTFEETAALLKKQHLLIEQFRDEGEFLR
- a CDS encoding sugar phosphate nucleotidyltransferase — protein: MQTIILAGGRGIRLDPFSRILPKPLFPIGDKPIAEILVEQLKLAGVQEIIMCLGYLADLMKLYFQDGSYYDLTIRYSLETTPLGTAGPLRLVDNLEDNFLVVNGDELTTLDFRRLYDHHLATKADMTVAVHKKSVSSSFGVLETKDGQIISYSEKPSMDYWASMGIYVVNKRILPLIPENQRFDMPDLVQRLLLEQAKVVSYESQDLWFDIGTMADLEKAKEQFDTVRFL
- a CDS encoding glycosyltransferase family 4 protein — translated: MNVLSLTNEFEEESFGGAGTAVSGILHLFNRLGVGQTVIVPRSDLTLPRWELRGLQLKVLGLPRNSQYFGNLGMIKAETVLHEFPELNQRWDLIHCHAINFTSLAYTLSGGVIPILYSVYSFLRKELGDRAEAELQAQFNIQEDLLLRCRRIHVISQSERNYLLDRFPRYLSKTEVVSLGISRPPQCWEPKTANEFLYVGRLLNYKGIEDLILAINLVRQSGRQVRLNIIGKAADSSYESRLRSLVNSRKLGASVKFLGWLPSSEVWRSMGQAAGLVVPSRREAFGLVALEGMAIGVPVIASGAGGLAELVTDACGLTFEPGNIKQLANTLRKAIDHPAILRSLAIRGHEKAASLEWERLAPRYLMLLNFAK
- a CDS encoding SDR family NAD(P)-dependent oxidoreductase; its protein translation is MLEGKRVLVTGAGGFIGSHLTENLVRNGAKVRVFIRYNSRDGRGNLEDLEPRILDEIEIVAGDLRDADVIERSLKGCDTVFHLGALVGIPYSYKNPREVVETNVMGTFNVLTAARDLGVERIVHTSTSEVYGSARYVPIDENHPLQGQSPYSASKIGADKLAESFYAAYDLPVVTVRPFNCYGPRQSARAVIPTLITQAVASQEIRLGNIETLRDFTFVTDTVDGFLKASQREAALGKVINVGSGKEISIGELAQVIIKTLGSKAQIFIDESRVRPKRSEVNRLLADNRLAKEILGWEPRVSLEEGITKTMEWISGHLNRFQIGKYQI
- a CDS encoding dTDP-4-dehydrorhamnose reductase family protein, whose amino-acid sequence is MKKVLVLGATGMLGHTLFNYLSEAPCLDVYATVRSAKELSGWLSIAKIKKLYSGIDILQTDCIVKVLSEVKPDIVVNCIGIIKQLPEAQDPITTLTVNALLPHRLARLCSASGARFIHISSDCVFDGSKGNYDERDFSNAADLYGRTKFLGEVTYPHCLTLRTSIIGHELKGNFGLVEWFLGQKEKVRGFRKVVYSGLPTVEFSRIIRDYVIPNPELSGLYHVSTSPISKYELLKLIAVKYKKTIDIEPDNSIRLDRSLDSSKFRALTGYNPPGWAELIREMHHHYLQGPYQIR